One window from the genome of Acinetobacter sp. LoGeW2-3 encodes:
- a CDS encoding methionine ABC transporter ATP-binding protein, with product MIEFKDISKQYELKGQTLRALNRINLQIPTGSIFGIIGYSGAGKSTLIRLINLLERPTSGQVIINGTNFTALDAKSLRQERTQIGMIFQHFNLMQTKTVAANIEMPMKLLGWSKAEREKRLEELLDFIDLKHKRHAFPDELSGGQKQRVGIARALANHPKILLCDEATSALDPQTTKSVLQLLKRINQEQGITIVMVTHEMDVIETVCDYVAVMEKGDVIETGSTLQIFSQPQHPTTKNFIQTVLQQNLPVNILANLENQNHHSIYCLKFLGSSAQETVIQGAIKQFDISLNILFANMTEINGSVIGQMFIQLLGDPAQITAAMQYLRDNGVQVDQAGVQE from the coding sequence ATGATTGAATTTAAAGACATCTCCAAACAGTATGAGCTCAAGGGTCAAACCTTACGTGCCCTGAATCGGATCAATTTGCAGATTCCGACTGGCAGTATCTTTGGCATTATTGGCTATAGTGGTGCAGGTAAAAGTACCCTGATCCGCCTGATTAATCTGCTTGAACGCCCTACTTCTGGTCAGGTGATTATCAATGGCACGAACTTTACTGCTTTGGATGCCAAATCATTGCGTCAGGAACGTACCCAGATCGGCATGATTTTTCAGCATTTTAACTTGATGCAGACTAAAACAGTGGCTGCCAATATTGAAATGCCAATGAAGTTGCTTGGCTGGAGTAAAGCTGAACGGGAAAAACGTCTCGAAGAACTGCTGGATTTTATTGACCTAAAACATAAGCGTCATGCTTTCCCGGATGAATTGTCAGGCGGTCAAAAGCAGCGTGTTGGTATTGCGCGTGCCCTAGCGAATCATCCAAAAATTCTGCTGTGTGATGAAGCCACTTCTGCTCTTGATCCACAAACCACCAAGTCTGTATTGCAACTTCTGAAACGTATTAATCAGGAACAAGGCATTACCATTGTCATGGTGACTCATGAAATGGATGTGATCGAAACCGTGTGCGATTATGTGGCCGTGATGGAAAAAGGTGATGTGATTGAAACGGGTTCTACCCTACAGATTTTTAGTCAGCCACAGCATCCAACGACGAAAAATTTTATTCAGACTGTACTCCAGCAAAACTTGCCAGTGAATATTCTGGCGAATCTGGAAAATCAGAATCATCACAGTATTTATTGTTTAAAATTCCTGGGTAGCTCTGCGCAGGAAACCGTGATTCAGGGTGCGATCAAACAGTTCGATATCAGTTTAAATATCCTGTTTGCCAATATGACAGAAATTAATGGGTCGGTGATTGGTCAGATGTTTATCCAACTTTTAGGCGATCCAGCGCAAATCACAGCAGCAATGCAATATCTAAGAGATAACGGCGTACAAGTCGATCAGGCAGGAGTACAAGAATGA
- a CDS encoding MetQ/NlpA family ABC transporter substrate-binding protein, whose product MKKLLGVLLSASVLTLTACGKQEAPATDAAQNKDSGELQTVTMASTGSDADVWRYISTLPETKQAGIKLDVKNFTDYVAMNTAVANKEIDVNAFQSYAYMVAYNDANTQKIAPLSTTYLEPMGIYSSKVKKVEEFKQGATIAIPNDGANESRALLLLQSAGLVKLKPNFDLVKGTPADITENAKQIVIKPIQMATAVRVKDEVDAIVLGNTLAMEGGLNVLKDAIYYEAIDQSTKMNVNVLAVAADRQNDPVLQKVGQLYHTPAVKAYVDEHFGGTKVAVNKPVTYLTEEK is encoded by the coding sequence ATGAAAAAGCTACTTGGCGTTTTACTCAGTGCATCTGTACTGACTTTAACTGCGTGCGGAAAACAAGAAGCGCCTGCAACGGACGCAGCACAAAACAAAGACTCAGGTGAACTGCAAACAGTTACTATGGCATCCACTGGTTCAGATGCTGACGTATGGCGCTACATTTCAACTTTGCCTGAAACTAAACAAGCCGGCATCAAACTTGATGTGAAAAACTTCACTGACTATGTGGCGATGAATACTGCTGTTGCCAATAAAGAAATTGATGTCAACGCATTCCAGTCTTATGCCTATATGGTCGCTTATAACGACGCCAATACTCAAAAGATCGCTCCGCTTTCTACGACTTATCTTGAGCCAATGGGGATTTACTCAAGCAAAGTGAAAAAAGTTGAAGAGTTTAAGCAAGGTGCGACAATTGCTATTCCTAACGATGGCGCGAATGAATCACGTGCATTGTTATTATTACAATCTGCAGGTCTGGTAAAACTTAAACCAAACTTTGACCTGGTAAAAGGTACGCCTGCTGACATTACTGAAAATGCGAAACAGATTGTGATTAAGCCAATTCAAATGGCAACTGCAGTTCGTGTGAAAGATGAAGTTGATGCGATTGTTCTAGGTAATACTTTGGCAATGGAAGGTGGTCTGAACGTATTGAAAGATGCGATCTACTACGAAGCGATTGATCAAAGCACTAAAATGAATGTTAACGTTTTAGCCGTTGCTGCTGACCGTCAAAATGATCCTGTACTTCAAAAAGTTGGCCAGTTGTATCATACTCCTGCTGTGAAAGCCTATGTTGATGAACACTTCGGTGGTACTAAAGTTGCTGTAAATAAACCAGTGACTTATTTAACCGAAGAAAAGTAA
- a CDS encoding methionine ABC transporter permease, giving the protein MRDLIVQWLTTITVPFWKSSLSMDQFVTALQETFHMVFFAMLFGCIWGFIQAIILLVTRPNGILPNRVIYHVLNPIVNALRSLPFIILLIAVIPLTKFLVGTSIGTWAAIVPLTIYVGPYIGRLVETSLLEVNEGIIESAQAMGATPMQIIFKFILPEARSSLILNLTTATISLIGATAMAGAVGAGGIGDLAISYGYQRFDTSVVIMTVIVLLIVVQIVQSVGDWLSRLR; this is encoded by the coding sequence ATGAGAGACTTAATTGTACAGTGGCTGACCACGATCACTGTACCATTCTGGAAAAGCTCCCTATCGATGGATCAGTTTGTCACTGCGTTGCAAGAAACTTTCCATATGGTGTTCTTTGCAATGCTGTTTGGCTGTATCTGGGGCTTTATTCAGGCGATCATTTTGCTGGTAACACGTCCAAACGGGATTCTGCCAAACCGTGTGATTTACCACGTTCTAAACCCGATCGTGAATGCACTACGTTCCCTGCCATTTATTATCCTGCTAATTGCGGTGATTCCACTAACCAAGTTTTTGGTCGGAACATCAATTGGTACTTGGGCAGCGATTGTACCTCTGACGATTTATGTCGGTCCTTATATCGGCCGTCTGGTAGAAACTTCTCTGCTGGAAGTGAATGAAGGCATTATCGAATCTGCACAAGCGATGGGCGCAACGCCAATGCAGATTATCTTTAAGTTTATTCTGCCGGAAGCACGTAGCTCACTGATTCTGAACCTGACCACAGCAACCATCAGCTTGATTGGTGCAACAGCGATGGCAGGTGCAGTCGGCGCCGGTGGTATTGGCGACTTAGCGATTTCTTATGGTTACCAGCGTTTTGATACCTCTGTCGTGATCATGACTGTAATTGTCTTGTTGATCGTAGTGCAGATTGTACAAAGTGTTGGGGACTGGTTATCACGACTTCGTTAA
- the purH gene encoding bifunctional phosphoribosylaminoimidazolecarboxamide formyltransferase/IMP cyclohydrolase, whose protein sequence is MTIKRALISVSDKTGIVEFAQDLAALGVEILSTGGTYKLLKDNDVAVVEVSEHTGFPEMMDGRVKTLHPKIHGGILARRGLDEAVMAEHNIDAIDLVVVNLYPFAATVAKPNCSLADAIENIDIGGPTMVRAAAKNHASVGIVVNAADYATVIAELKAEGALSYATRFDLAVKAFEHTAQYDGMIASYLGARVGKEEGQADKFARTFNTQLNKAQDLRYGENPHQSAAFYVDPAAKEASVATAKQLQGKELSYNNIADTDAALECVKSFSKPACVIVKHANPCGVAVSLDGIKAAYDLAYATDPESAFGGIIAFNRELDVATAQAIVDRQFVEVIIAPSVADGVLDVTGAKKNVRVLVCGELPKIDERAAQLDYKRVNGGLLVQDQDLGMITKDDLKVVTKRAPTEQEIDDMIFAWKVAKYVKSNAIVYAKNRQTIGVGAGQMSRVNSARIAAIKAEHAGLVVEGAVMASDAFFPFRDGIDNAAKAGIKCIIQPGGSMRDEETIAAADEAGIAMVFTGMRHFRH, encoded by the coding sequence ATGACTATTAAACGCGCTTTAATCTCTGTTTCTGACAAAACCGGTATTGTCGAATTTGCACAAGACCTTGCTGCTCTTGGGGTAGAAATTTTATCTACAGGTGGTACATACAAATTGTTGAAAGACAATGATGTCGCTGTAGTCGAAGTTTCGGAGCACACTGGTTTCCCAGAGATGATGGACGGCCGTGTAAAAACACTACATCCGAAAATTCATGGTGGCATCCTGGCTCGTCGTGGTCTAGACGAAGCTGTGATGGCTGAACACAACATCGATGCGATCGATCTTGTCGTTGTTAACCTGTATCCATTTGCTGCAACTGTAGCGAAACCAAACTGTTCACTGGCTGATGCGATTGAAAATATCGACATCGGTGGTCCAACAATGGTCCGTGCTGCTGCGAAAAACCACGCATCTGTTGGTATCGTGGTAAATGCTGCTGACTACGCAACTGTAATTGCTGAGCTTAAAGCTGAGGGTGCTTTATCTTATGCAACCCGTTTCGACCTTGCTGTTAAAGCATTCGAACATACTGCTCAATACGACGGTATGATCGCATCTTACTTGGGCGCTCGCGTAGGTAAAGAAGAAGGTCAGGCAGATAAATTTGCGCGTACTTTCAATACTCAATTGAACAAAGCTCAAGACTTACGTTACGGTGAAAACCCACATCAGTCTGCTGCGTTCTATGTAGATCCAGCTGCGAAAGAAGCTTCTGTTGCGACTGCTAAACAGTTACAAGGTAAAGAATTATCTTATAACAACATCGCTGACACTGACGCTGCACTTGAATGTGTTAAATCATTTTCGAAACCTGCTTGTGTGATTGTAAAACACGCGAACCCATGTGGCGTTGCAGTATCTCTGGACGGTATTAAAGCAGCTTATGATCTTGCATATGCAACGGATCCAGAATCTGCATTCGGTGGCATCATTGCATTCAACCGTGAATTAGACGTTGCAACTGCGCAAGCAATTGTGGATCGTCAATTCGTTGAAGTAATCATTGCACCAAGCGTTGCTGACGGTGTACTTGACGTGACTGGCGCGAAGAAAAACGTCCGTGTACTTGTATGTGGCGAACTTCCGAAGATTGACGAACGTGCTGCACAGCTTGACTACAAACGCGTAAACGGTGGTTTACTGGTTCAAGATCAAGACTTGGGCATGATCACTAAAGATGACCTGAAAGTTGTGACTAAACGTGCACCAACTGAACAAGAAATCGATGACATGATCTTCGCTTGGAAAGTGGCGAAATACGTGAAGTCTAACGCGATTGTTTATGCGAAAAACCGTCAAACTATTGGTGTGGGCGCTGGTCAAATGAGCCGCGTAAATTCTGCTCGTATTGCTGCGATCAAGGCTGAACATGCAGGTTTAGTGGTTGAAGGTGCAGTGATGGCGTCTGATGCATTCTTCCCATTCCGTGATGGTATTGATAACGCTGCGAAAGCAGGTATCAAATGCATTATCCAACCGGGTGGTTCAATGCGTGACGAAGAAACAATTGCAGCAGCTGATGAAGCTGGTATTGCAATGGTATTCACTGGCATGCGTCATTTCCGCCACTAA
- a CDS encoding GNAT family N-acetyltransferase: MLETERLILRQWKDSDIAPSIQMCADDEVMRYFPAPLTPEQSLQFIEKVTRQIDQYGWGLWAVELKETKEFIGFIGLQPQPDLFEFSPCIEIGWRLAKKYWHRGYATEGARAVLDYAFTTLGLDKVVSFTATINTPSEAVMKKIGMVKTQEFQHPKLPEDHPLCWHVLYEIDQSNYSSK, from the coding sequence ATGTTAGAAACAGAACGCCTCATCCTCCGCCAATGGAAAGACTCCGACATTGCCCCATCTATCCAAATGTGTGCAGATGATGAGGTCATGCGTTATTTTCCTGCCCCACTGACACCTGAACAAAGCCTACAGTTTATTGAAAAAGTTACTCGACAGATTGATCAGTATGGTTGGGGTTTATGGGCAGTTGAACTTAAAGAGACTAAAGAATTTATTGGCTTTATTGGCCTGCAACCACAGCCTGATCTGTTTGAGTTTTCACCCTGTATTGAAATCGGCTGGCGACTTGCCAAAAAGTATTGGCATCGAGGTTATGCCACTGAAGGTGCACGTGCAGTATTGGATTACGCATTTACCACTTTAGGTTTGGATAAAGTTGTGTCTTTCACCGCCACAATCAATACGCCTTCTGAAGCGGTGATGAAAAAGATAGGTATGGTAAAGACTCAAGAATTTCAGCATCCAAAGCTGCCAGAAGATCACCCTTTATGTTGGCATGTGTTGTATGAGATCGATCAAAGCAATTATTCAAGTAAATAA
- the purD gene encoding phosphoribosylamine--glycine ligase, whose protein sequence is MNILVLGSGGREHALAWKIAQDDQVAKVFVAPGNAGTATENKCENVTLDILDNPAIIDFAKNNAIEMIIVGPEAPLVNGVVDACREAGVKVWGPTQFAAQLEGSKAFAKHFLKRHNIPTAFYDVFTEVEAAKAFVEKNGAPIVIKADGLAAGKGVIVAMTNQEAFDAIDDMLAGNKFGDAGSRVVIEEFLAGEEASFICMIDGDNILPMATSQDHKRIFEGDQGPNTGGMGAYSPAPVVTADVFEKAMNEVMRPTVEGMKKDGHVYTGFLYAGLMIDDKGQPKVIEFNCRFGDPETQPIMMRLKSSLVDLVQAGLEGNLPKEAEWDERKTVGIVLASKGYPETSSNGDVISGLDTEMTDAKVFHAGTKANEKGEIVTAGGRVLCVTALGNTIGEAQAKALELCEKVTFDGVQYRKDIGYRAIARENA, encoded by the coding sequence ATGAACATTTTAGTTTTAGGTAGTGGCGGCCGTGAACATGCACTTGCATGGAAAATCGCACAAGACGATCAAGTAGCAAAAGTATTTGTTGCACCGGGCAATGCAGGCACCGCAACTGAAAATAAATGTGAAAATGTCACTTTGGACATTCTCGACAATCCTGCCATCATTGATTTTGCAAAAAACAATGCAATTGAAATGATTATCGTGGGACCTGAAGCACCGCTGGTAAATGGTGTGGTAGATGCTTGCCGCGAAGCAGGTGTGAAAGTTTGGGGGCCTACTCAATTTGCTGCTCAGCTGGAAGGCTCTAAAGCATTCGCTAAACATTTCTTAAAACGTCATAACATTCCAACAGCTTTCTACGATGTATTTACCGAAGTGGAAGCAGCAAAAGCATTTGTTGAAAAAAATGGTGCGCCAATTGTGATCAAGGCCGATGGCCTTGCTGCAGGTAAAGGCGTGATTGTTGCCATGACTAATCAGGAAGCATTTGATGCGATTGATGACATGCTGGCAGGCAACAAATTTGGTGATGCCGGTTCTCGTGTAGTCATTGAAGAATTCCTTGCTGGTGAAGAAGCATCTTTCATTTGTATGATTGATGGCGACAACATCCTGCCAATGGCAACTTCTCAAGATCACAAACGTATCTTTGAAGGTGACCAAGGTCCAAACACAGGTGGTATGGGTGCGTACTCTCCTGCTCCTGTTGTCACTGCTGATGTGTTTGAAAAAGCCATGAACGAGGTGATGCGTCCAACTGTTGAAGGTATGAAAAAAGACGGTCACGTATACACAGGTTTCTTGTATGCAGGTCTGATGATTGACGACAAAGGTCAACCAAAAGTGATCGAGTTCAACTGCCGTTTTGGTGATCCTGAAACTCAACCGATCATGATGCGTCTAAAATCATCTTTAGTTGATTTGGTTCAAGCAGGTCTTGAAGGTAATTTACCGAAAGAAGCTGAATGGGATGAGCGTAAAACTGTGGGGATCGTACTGGCATCTAAAGGCTATCCAGAAACTTCAAGCAATGGCGATGTGATTTCAGGCCTAGATACTGAAATGACTGATGCGAAAGTATTCCATGCAGGTACGAAAGCCAATGAAAAAGGCGAAATCGTCACTGCGGGTGGTCGTGTGCTCTGTGTGACTGCACTAGGTAATACCATTGGTGAAGCACAAGCGAAAGCATTAGAACTTTGTGAAAAAGTGACTTTTGACGGCGTTCAATACCGTAAAGATATTGGTTACCGTGCGATTGCACGTGAAAATGCTTAA